A single region of the Arthrobacter sp. zg-Y820 genome encodes:
- a CDS encoding glycosyltransferase — MPAPEHLAVVIPARNEELLLPAALSSVCAAVGALEEECAVRAAVTVVLDSCTDGSAEVVAGLQHLWAPELELRLIAGSFGTVGAARAAGIAAQPQLPGLWIANTDADTVVPEHWLVRQYGLAAAGYGLVLGSAVPDPADLTAEELSAWQQLHPLGEGHPFIHGANLGFSAADYRRAGGFAPLAAHEDVDLVARLKAAGTPWTATDRIRVITSGRRDGRAPEGFSRFLRQLLPG; from the coding sequence GTGCCGGCTCCTGAACACCTGGCCGTTGTTATTCCGGCCCGCAACGAAGAACTGCTGCTGCCTGCCGCACTGTCCTCGGTCTGCGCTGCCGTCGGGGCGCTGGAAGAGGAATGCGCGGTGCGCGCTGCCGTCACCGTGGTGCTCGACTCCTGCACGGACGGTTCCGCCGAGGTGGTGGCCGGGTTGCAGCACCTGTGGGCTCCCGAACTGGAGCTGCGCCTGATCGCCGGGTCTTTCGGCACCGTCGGGGCCGCGCGTGCCGCCGGCATCGCCGCCCAGCCGCAGCTGCCCGGGCTGTGGATTGCCAACACCGACGCCGACACGGTGGTGCCGGAGCACTGGCTGGTCCGGCAGTACGGTCTGGCCGCCGCCGGCTACGGCCTCGTGCTGGGCAGCGCGGTTCCGGACCCGGCTGATCTCACGGCGGAGGAGCTCTCCGCCTGGCAGCAGCTGCATCCGCTGGGCGAGGGCCATCCGTTCATCCACGGCGCCAATCTGGGCTTCAGTGCTGCTGACTACCGCCGTGCCGGAGGGTTTGCACCGCTGGCGGCCCACGAAGACGTTGACCTGGTGGCCCGGCTCAAGGCGGCAGGCACGCCCTGGACCGCCACCGACCGCATCCGCGTGATCACCTCCGGACGCCGGGACGGGCGGGCACCCGAGGGGTTCTCCCGCTTCCTCCGCCAGCTGCTTCCGGGCTGA
- a CDS encoding DUF2630 family protein, with protein MDATEIQHRISELVEQEQSLRDSSAAEHPEDRMEQLRRIEEQLDQCWDLLRQRRARLHAGEDPDDAAVRPASEVEGYKQ; from the coding sequence ATGGACGCTACCGAGATTCAGCACCGGATTTCCGAGCTGGTGGAACAGGAACAGTCCCTGCGGGACAGCTCTGCCGCCGAACACCCCGAAGACCGGATGGAGCAGCTGCGCCGGATCGAGGAGCAGCTGGACCAATGCTGGGACCTGCTGCGGCAGCGCCGGGCGCGACTGCATGCCGGCGAAGACCCGGATGACGCGGCGGTGCGGCCGGCCTCTGAGGTGGAAGGCTACAAGCAGTAG
- a CDS encoding Ku protein produces the protein MRAIWKGAIAFGLVNVPVKVYAATEDHDVSLHQVHEKDGGRIRYQRRCEICGEVVEYKDIAKAYDDGEQTVVLTDEDLASLPVEKSREIEVVEFVPSEQVDPILFDRTYYLEPDSKSTKSYVLLRRTLEDTERTAVVQFSLRQKSRLGALRVRGDVLTLQTLLWEDEVRDAAFPSLDEKVRISAKELEMSSALVDSFSSDFNPAEFTDDYQEQLKTLIEAKLEKGEALDTEETFGGAEAEEEGGKVLDLMEALRRSVEKNRDKKSGGTKDSGTRSSSRSKGDDKEPAEKKPAARKTAAKTRKGA, from the coding sequence ATGAGAGCCATTTGGAAGGGTGCCATAGCGTTTGGGCTGGTCAATGTGCCGGTCAAGGTTTATGCCGCCACGGAGGACCACGACGTCAGCCTGCACCAGGTCCACGAGAAGGACGGCGGGCGCATCCGCTACCAGCGCCGCTGCGAGATCTGCGGCGAGGTGGTGGAGTACAAGGACATCGCCAAGGCGTACGACGACGGCGAGCAGACAGTGGTGCTCACCGACGAGGACCTCGCCTCCCTGCCGGTCGAAAAAAGCCGGGAAATCGAGGTGGTTGAATTCGTCCCCAGCGAGCAGGTTGACCCCATCCTGTTTGACCGGACCTACTACCTGGAGCCGGACTCCAAATCCACCAAGTCCTATGTGCTGCTGCGCCGCACGCTGGAGGACACCGAACGCACCGCCGTCGTGCAGTTCTCGCTGCGCCAGAAAAGCCGGCTGGGCGCCCTGCGGGTCCGGGGCGATGTCCTGACCCTGCAGACCCTGCTGTGGGAGGACGAAGTCCGGGACGCCGCCTTTCCGTCCCTGGATGAAAAGGTCCGGATCAGCGCGAAGGAACTGGAAATGTCCTCCGCCCTGGTGGACTCCTTCAGCTCGGATTTCAACCCGGCGGAGTTCACCGATGACTATCAGGAGCAGCTGAAGACGCTGATCGAGGCGAAGCTGGAAAAGGGCGAGGCCCTGGACACGGAGGAGACCTTCGGCGGCGCCGAAGCCGAAGAGGAGGGCGGCAAGGTCCTCGACCTGATGGAAGCGCTGCGCCGCAGCGTGGAAAAGAACCGCGACAAGAAATCCGGCGGCACCAAGGACTCCGGCACCCGATCCTCGTCCCGTTCCAAGGGCGATGACAAAGAACCTGCCGAGAAAAAACCTGCCGCACGGAAAACTGCCGCCAAAACCAGGAAAGGCGCCTAG
- the soxR gene encoding redox-sensitive transcriptional activator SoxR produces MGEPVDRDGATGAERPELTVGQVAERSGVAVSALHFYERQGLISSRRTAGNQRRFDRSVLRRVAVIRAAQRAGIPLATIARALEELPSDAVPDHNDWQRLSLAWRQELDARIHSLEALRDRLGGCIGCGCLTLAECRFVNPDDESAGRRTGAPVLDY; encoded by the coding sequence GTGGGCGAGCCTGTGGACAGGGACGGGGCAACGGGGGCGGAACGGCCCGAGCTGACGGTGGGCCAGGTGGCCGAGCGCAGCGGCGTGGCGGTGTCAGCCCTGCATTTCTACGAGCGCCAGGGCCTGATTTCCAGCCGGCGGACGGCGGGGAACCAGCGCCGGTTCGACCGCTCGGTGCTGCGCCGGGTTGCCGTGATCCGGGCCGCCCAGCGTGCCGGAATTCCGCTGGCGACCATCGCCCGCGCCCTTGAGGAGCTGCCGAGCGATGCGGTGCCGGACCACAACGACTGGCAGCGCCTGTCGCTGGCGTGGCGCCAGGAACTGGACGCCCGGATCCATTCGCTGGAGGCCCTGCGGGACCGGCTCGGCGGGTGCATCGGCTGCGGCTGCCTCACGCTGGCCGAATGCCGGTTTGTGAACCCCGACGACGAATCGGCCGGCCGCAGGACCGGTGCCCCGGTCCTGGACTACTGA
- a CDS encoding flavin reductase family protein translates to MLIDHFKDAFRSHPAGVAVITAEGRSGPAGLTASSVSSVSVDPAVLVFSLASASGSAGEVAAADTVVVHLLGARNAALASLFARPSADRFSSALAWERLPTGEPLLTEVPRALRARVLSRTAVGSSVLVTAEVLEVLSPAEPDEPLVYHNRTYHRLGSHSAI, encoded by the coding sequence ATGCTCATCGACCATTTCAAGGACGCCTTCAGATCCCACCCGGCAGGCGTCGCCGTCATAACCGCCGAGGGCAGGTCCGGTCCGGCGGGGCTCACCGCCTCCTCCGTGTCCTCCGTGTCCGTCGACCCCGCGGTCTTGGTCTTCTCGCTGGCCTCGGCCTCCGGGTCGGCCGGCGAAGTGGCAGCCGCCGACACCGTCGTCGTGCATCTGCTGGGGGCGCGGAACGCGGCGCTGGCTTCACTGTTTGCCCGTCCCTCCGCTGACCGTTTCTCCTCCGCCCTGGCCTGGGAGCGCCTGCCCACCGGCGAGCCGCTGCTCACCGAGGTCCCGCGGGCCCTGCGAGCCCGGGTCCTCAGCCGCACCGCCGTCGGCTCCTCGGTGCTGGTCACGGCCGAGGTGCTCGAGGTCCTGAGCCCGGCCGAACCGGACGAGCCGCTGGTTTACCACAACCGCACCTACCACCGGCTGGGTTCTCATTCCGCGATCTGA